From Pseudanabaena sp. PCC 6802, one genomic window encodes:
- a CDS encoding NUDIX domain-containing protein yields MPYRNPVPTVDIIIAIANLPNRPIVLIERRNEPYGWAIPGGFVDYGETIEAAAKREAEEETSLQVDLIELFYVYSNPARDPRQHTVSTVFLAEATGTPKAADDAKNLGLFAAWELPTPLCFDHAQILHDYWRYCHYGIRPRP; encoded by the coding sequence GTGCCCTATCGCAACCCCGTGCCTACGGTAGATATTATCATTGCGATCGCAAATCTACCCAACCGCCCCATAGTCCTGATCGAGCGTCGTAACGAACCGTATGGATGGGCAATTCCAGGTGGCTTTGTCGATTATGGCGAAACCATAGAAGCAGCCGCCAAACGCGAAGCGGAAGAAGAAACCAGTTTGCAGGTAGATTTAATCGAGCTTTTCTACGTCTACTCCAACCCCGCTCGCGATCCCAGGCAACATACAGTCAGCACCGTATTCCTTGCCGAAGCAACAGGCACGCCCAAAGCTGCTGACGATGCCAAAAATCTGGGCTTGTTTGCAGCTTGGGAACTCCCCACCCCGCTGTGCTTCGATCACGCCCAAATCCTGCACGACTACTGGCGCTACTGCCACTATGGCATCAGACCTCGTCCGTGA
- the phaE gene encoding class III poly(R)-hydroxyalkanoic acid synthase subunit PhaE: MERKVSSWNEIAGDFAQSWADTGTQMWKNWFDLVGLAPNSPPVADRQLEFPYFAQRFTEHQELFARWLKLSFDAWMDIFPQVSAGEGWQQVLKKYTEQIRHQFDDFFGSTLAASQDTAQLWQLYMQETQKFNQLWTNAIASSIKPMSQTVTGTSAPWIELNNLYWNLLYEETFGSLMQSPILGPTRELNGKLLRAFDAWTVLYRTSMDYQVVLGNVQVRSLEALMQELVSLAEKGEKVDGWREFQQIWSRVADDVFAAEFCDDRNLKVRGKFLNALNTYRIYQQELMELGMKMMNMPVRSEVDEMHKSIYELRKEVKALKKALAKYEDEAQASTARQERSATADKTDAATPPAVQPPETSETEELATPEAPSPETGVPHKPRNNRKHRTS; this comes from the coding sequence ATGGAAAGAAAAGTCAGTTCCTGGAACGAAATAGCGGGTGACTTCGCCCAAAGTTGGGCTGACACTGGAACTCAGATGTGGAAAAACTGGTTCGATCTCGTAGGCTTAGCGCCAAATTCGCCACCAGTTGCCGATCGCCAGCTAGAATTTCCGTATTTTGCCCAGCGATTTACCGAGCATCAGGAACTATTTGCCCGCTGGCTCAAATTGTCGTTCGATGCCTGGATGGATATCTTTCCTCAAGTGTCAGCGGGTGAAGGCTGGCAACAAGTTTTGAAAAAGTATACAGAACAGATCCGCCATCAGTTTGACGATTTCTTTGGCAGCACCTTGGCAGCCAGTCAAGATACAGCCCAGTTGTGGCAGCTTTACATGCAAGAAACGCAAAAGTTTAATCAACTGTGGACAAATGCGATCGCCTCCTCGATAAAACCGATGAGCCAAACGGTAACGGGAACTAGCGCCCCCTGGATCGAACTGAACAATCTTTATTGGAACTTGTTATACGAGGAAACTTTTGGCAGTTTGATGCAGAGTCCGATTCTGGGGCCGACTCGCGAGTTGAATGGTAAATTACTCAGGGCATTTGATGCTTGGACAGTTCTTTACCGAACCAGCATGGACTATCAGGTGGTATTGGGTAACGTCCAGGTGCGATCGCTCGAAGCCCTAATGCAGGAGTTAGTCTCCTTAGCCGAAAAAGGTGAAAAAGTTGATGGTTGGCGAGAGTTTCAGCAGATCTGGAGTCGCGTGGCTGATGATGTATTTGCGGCTGAATTCTGCGACGATCGCAACCTCAAAGTGCGCGGCAAGTTCCTCAATGCCCTCAATACCTACAGGATCTATCAGCAAGAACTGATGGAATTGGGCATGAAAATGATGAATATGCCCGTCCGCAGCGAAGTTGATGAAATGCACAAAAGCATCTACGAGTTGCGTAAGGAGGTAAAAGCTCTGAAAAAGGCCCTGGCAAAATATGAAGATGAAGCGCAGGCATCAACAGCTAGGCAGGAGCGATCTGCAACCGCAGATAAAACTGATGCAGCGACCCCCCCCGCAGTTCAGCCACCAGAAACTAGCGAGACTGAGGAATTAGCAACTCCTGAAGCTCCGTCACCAGAAACAGGCGTGCCACATAAGCCCAGAAATAACCGCAAGCATCGAACTAGCTAA
- a CDS encoding response regulator transcription factor: MIPISTIQIVEGNPNLGSLLGWHLQQAGYSVCQATSVQQAKSTFQKQQPHLIVLDTELPDGDGIELCKWLHWQKRALIFLISSRTSEGDIVAGLKAGADDYLTKPFGIHEFLARVEALTRRLNSTIPPALLDYGQLKIDLVQRQVLFKGHIIDLTPQEFSLLYVLAQAAGAPISRSDLLQRAWPDEINNPRTVDSHILSLRKKIELDPQQPSLIKTVRNVGYRFNMEVLTRSQARSSGNISKKASNQIVASPSSRDGERVKAQYARN, translated from the coding sequence TTGATTCCTATCAGTACTATTCAAATTGTCGAGGGTAACCCTAATCTTGGCTCGTTATTGGGATGGCACCTGCAACAGGCAGGCTATTCAGTGTGTCAGGCTACAAGCGTTCAACAAGCAAAGAGCACTTTTCAGAAGCAGCAACCTCATTTAATTGTCTTGGACACGGAACTTCCAGATGGCGATGGCATTGAACTGTGCAAGTGGTTGCATTGGCAAAAGAGAGCGTTAATATTTTTAATTTCATCCCGTACGTCTGAGGGAGATATAGTGGCGGGTTTGAAAGCAGGTGCAGACGACTACCTCACTAAGCCATTTGGCATTCACGAATTTCTGGCTAGAGTAGAAGCTTTGACAAGGCGTTTGAACAGCACTATCCCACCTGCTCTGCTCGATTACGGCCAATTGAAAATTGATTTGGTGCAGCGGCAAGTACTCTTCAAAGGTCATATTATCGACCTGACACCGCAGGAGTTTAGCCTTCTATATGTCCTGGCACAGGCAGCAGGAGCGCCAATCAGCCGCTCTGATCTACTTCAGAGAGCTTGGCCGGATGAAATTAACAACCCGCGTACCGTCGATTCCCACATTTTGTCGCTGCGCAAGAAGATCGAACTCGACCCCCAGCAGCCCAGCTTAATTAAAACCGTTCGCAATGTCGGTTACCGCTTTAATATGGAAGTCCTGACGCGATCGCAGGCACGCTCTAGCGGTAATATCTCCAAAAAAGCTAGCAATCAAATCGTTGCCTCCCCCTCCAGTCGGGATGGCGAGAGAGTTAAGGCGCAATACGCGCGAAACTAA
- a CDS encoding rhomboid family intramembrane serine protease: protein MSQDNLRSLGRNLKDQAKILGGFVAIIWIIEIVDYIVFRGNLDRFGIRPRNLDGLVGILFAPFLHGSFPHVAANTVPFLVLGWLVMLRSISDFFTVSIIGAFISGLGTWLIGNPYSIHVGASGTIYGYLGYLLFRGYFERKPIAIFLAILVAVMYGGVIWGVLPQRAGVSWEGHLFGFIGGIVAAKMLSQKSSAEA, encoded by the coding sequence ATGAGTCAGGACAACCTGAGATCTTTGGGGCGCAATCTCAAAGACCAAGCTAAGATATTGGGCGGCTTCGTCGCTATTATTTGGATTATTGAAATAGTTGACTACATAGTCTTTAGGGGTAATCTCGATCGCTTTGGTATTCGCCCTCGCAATCTGGACGGTTTAGTCGGTATTCTATTCGCACCATTCCTGCACGGTAGCTTTCCCCATGTCGCCGCCAACACGGTACCGTTTTTGGTGTTGGGTTGGCTGGTGATGCTGCGCAGTATCAGCGACTTTTTTACAGTTTCGATTATTGGCGCGTTTATCAGTGGCCTGGGCACCTGGCTGATTGGCAACCCCTACTCCATTCATGTAGGGGCTAGCGGCACGATCTACGGCTATTTGGGATATTTGCTATTTCGCGGCTACTTTGAGCGCAAACCGATCGCTATATTTCTGGCAATACTCGTGGCGGTTATGTACGGCGGTGTCATTTGGGGCGTTTTGCCACAGCGAGCGGGTGTTTCCTGGGAAGGACATTTATTTGGCTTCATCGGCGGGATCGTGGCAGCAAAAATGCTCTCCCAAAAATCTTCTGCTGAAGCATAA
- the phaA gene encoding acetyl-CoA acetyltransferase PhaA, which yields MVEAYIVSAVRTPLGRFGGVLADVSAVDLGAHVMQAALAQAGIGGSALDLYIMGNVLRAGHGQLLPRQAAFKARIPEAVNGYAIDMVCSSGMIGLINALLAIRAEEADIVLAGGMESMSQTGFYLSHRARWGYKFLLGAPEQLADLILCDGLTDTTTNEGMGEQTERIAEIRGFTRKDLDEIALYSHQRAAAATTRGSFKNEIAPIEVANKKEPQIVDADEGIRPDTTVESLAKLRPAFKKDGVLTAGNSSQISDGAAALIVASQSAVEKYGLKPIAKVLGGTWEGGETWRFTELPVQAAEKLLEKLKLKISDIDLFENNEAFAVSSLLFHRVLGVPLDKLNVHGGSIALGHPIGASGTRIVVTLLNALKEQDKTLGMAALCHGTGGGTAIAVERV from the coding sequence ATGGTTGAAGCCTATATTGTCTCAGCAGTACGCACGCCCCTCGGTCGGTTTGGTGGCGTGCTAGCAGATGTTTCCGCAGTGGATTTAGGTGCCCATGTTATGCAAGCTGCCTTAGCGCAGGCGGGGATTGGAGGATCGGCTTTAGATCTCTACATTATGGGCAACGTTCTCAGAGCCGGTCACGGTCAACTGTTGCCCCGCCAGGCGGCTTTTAAAGCCAGAATTCCTGAAGCGGTGAATGGCTACGCGATCGATATGGTCTGTTCTTCCGGGATGATCGGTTTGATTAACGCGCTCTTAGCAATTAGAGCTGAGGAAGCCGATATCGTTCTGGCAGGAGGCATGGAATCGATGTCTCAAACTGGTTTTTACCTCTCGCATCGAGCCAGATGGGGTTACAAATTCCTCTTGGGAGCGCCAGAACAATTAGCCGATCTCATTCTGTGCGATGGGCTAACAGATACGACCACGAACGAAGGAATGGGAGAGCAAACCGAACGAATCGCTGAAATCCGTGGGTTTACCCGCAAAGACTTAGATGAGATTGCCCTCTATTCCCATCAGCGAGCAGCGGCAGCTACGACACGAGGTAGCTTTAAAAATGAGATCGCTCCCATTGAGGTGGCAAACAAAAAAGAGCCGCAAATTGTCGATGCCGATGAGGGAATTCGCCCCGATACCACCGTAGAGAGTTTGGCAAAGCTTCGCCCTGCTTTTAAAAAAGATGGGGTACTCACTGCCGGAAATAGCTCTCAGATTTCAGACGGAGCAGCAGCCTTAATCGTAGCCAGTCAGTCGGCAGTAGAGAAATATGGACTCAAGCCGATCGCTAAAGTGCTGGGAGGAACATGGGAAGGCGGTGAAACCTGGCGGTTTACCGAATTACCAGTGCAAGCAGCCGAGAAATTGTTAGAGAAACTAAAGTTGAAGATCTCTGACATCGACCTGTTTGAGAATAATGAGGCTTTCGCCGTTAGTTCCTTGTTATTCCATCGCGTCCTTGGAGTTCCCCTCGACAAGCTAAACGTCCATGGCGGCTCGATCGCTCTGGGACATCCCATTGGCGCTTCTGGAACGCGCATCGTTGTTACCCTGCTCAATGCCTTAAAAGAACAGGATAAAACCCTGGGCATGGCTGCTCTCTGTCACGGAACGGGTGGCGGCACGGCGATCGCTGTCGAACGAGTTTAG
- a CDS encoding class III poly(R)-hydroxyalkanoic acid synthase subunit PhaC — MLPFFTQMRLEDLTHEYTELAKKVVKGIENLSSLREEDIQIGVSPKEAVYREDKLVLYRFQPMVEQPLPIPVLIVYALVNRPFMVDLQEDRSLVANLLKLGVDVYLIDWGYPSRADRWLTLDDYINGYINNCVDVVRARHGMEKINLLGICQGGTFSLCYSAIYPEKVKNAIVMVAPVDFHIPNALLNMRGGSTLGAEALDVDLMVNALGNVPGDFLNLEFLTLKPQQLGLQKYLDFPEIMESEEKLLNFMRMEKWIFDSPDQAGEAYRQFIKDFYQENKLIKGELEIGDRHVDLQNVRMPILNVYAEKDHLVPPASSLALEQHVGSQDYTACSFPVGHIGMYVSGKVQRDLPPTIVNWLQSRIN, encoded by the coding sequence ATGCTGCCATTTTTTACTCAGATGCGACTGGAAGATTTGACTCACGAGTATACCGAGTTAGCAAAAAAGGTAGTTAAGGGGATCGAAAATTTAAGCAGCTTGCGAGAGGAAGATATTCAAATTGGTGTCAGCCCCAAAGAAGCTGTCTATCGGGAAGACAAACTAGTGCTATATCGCTTCCAGCCGATGGTAGAGCAGCCATTGCCGATCCCAGTTTTAATCGTCTACGCTCTGGTCAACCGTCCGTTTATGGTCGATCTCCAGGAGGATCGCTCTTTAGTCGCCAACTTGCTCAAACTGGGTGTGGATGTCTACTTAATCGACTGGGGTTATCCCAGTCGCGCCGATCGCTGGCTGACATTGGACGATTACATCAACGGTTATATCAATAACTGCGTTGATGTTGTCAGAGCCAGACACGGCATGGAAAAAATAAATCTCTTGGGAATTTGTCAAGGAGGAACTTTCAGTCTTTGCTACAGCGCGATCTACCCAGAAAAGGTCAAAAATGCGATCGTGATGGTGGCTCCAGTCGATTTCCATATTCCTAATGCTCTGTTGAATATGCGGGGAGGTTCCACATTAGGAGCAGAAGCCCTTGATGTCGATCTGATGGTAAATGCTTTAGGAAACGTTCCTGGCGATTTCCTCAACTTGGAATTTTTAACGCTCAAACCTCAGCAGTTAGGCTTGCAGAAATATCTTGACTTCCCAGAGATTATGGAGAGCGAAGAAAAGCTGCTGAACTTCATGCGCATGGAAAAGTGGATCTTTGATAGCCCCGATCAAGCAGGTGAAGCTTACCGTCAGTTTATCAAGGATTTCTATCAAGAAAACAAGCTGATTAAAGGAGAGTTAGAAATCGGCGATCGCCATGTCGATCTGCAAAATGTTCGGATGCCAATATTGAACGTTTACGCCGAAAAAGATCACCTGGTTCCTCCAGCATCTTCATTGGCGCTGGAGCAACATGTTGGCAGCCAGGACTATACAGCCTGCTCGTTCCCCGTAGGACATATTGGGATGTATGTCAGCGGTAAGGTGCAGCGAGATTTACCGCCAACAATTGTTAATTGGTTGCAGTCGAGAATTAACTGA
- a CDS encoding Crp/Fnr family transcriptional regulator produces MAIASLLPVEVSESTYYKFERRSLLPQDSDFFWHIESGVVRTLTWQEDGTVIGLGLWSDGDIVGSALSSMNPYEMECLTNVKARILPRSEWHRVTEIMIQHIKRSEQFLKILRCKVTESSLLQLLNWLANRFGREIEAGQLIDLRLTHQDIAELIGTTRVTVTRTLNQLERQGIISRQAHQLIVLPDRQPFWHYEI; encoded by the coding sequence ATGGCGATCGCATCACTTTTACCCGTCGAAGTATCGGAGTCAACCTACTATAAGTTTGAGCGGCGATCGCTACTTCCCCAGGATTCTGACTTTTTCTGGCACATTGAGTCGGGTGTGGTGCGCACGCTCACGTGGCAAGAAGATGGTACTGTTATCGGTCTGGGATTGTGGAGTGATGGTGATATTGTTGGCAGCGCGCTCTCAAGCATGAATCCCTATGAAATGGAGTGCCTCACTAATGTAAAGGCAAGAATATTGCCTCGTTCGGAATGGCATCGAGTCACCGAGATTATGATTCAGCACATAAAGCGGAGCGAGCAATTTCTCAAGATTTTGCGATGCAAGGTAACTGAGTCATCTCTATTGCAGCTACTAAACTGGCTGGCTAATCGATTTGGGCGCGAAATCGAAGCAGGACAGCTAATCGATCTGCGTTTAACCCATCAGGACATTGCCGAATTGATTGGGACAACCCGCGTGACAGTAACTCGCACGCTAAATCAGTTGGAGAGACAGGGAATTATTAGCCGTCAAGCTCATCAGTTAATTGTACTGCCAGATCGACAACCTTTCTGGCATTACGAAATCTGA
- the phaB gene encoding acetoacetyl-CoA reductase PhaB: MVSLGLEDKVIVVTGGNRGIGAEIVKLLTELGAKVAYTDIKIDTAHSGALAIAADVTDLASMKAAAAQIAEKLGPVYGVVANAGITRDNFFTKLTAEDWDAVIDVNLKGVNHTIAPFIEGMYERGSGSIVCISSISGDRGNAGQTNYAATKAAVIGLVKSLARETARYGVRVNAIAPGFINTEMTKAIPEKVKEKIVAEIPCRRFGEPEDIAWAVAFLLSPVASNYISGEVLRVNGAHHT; this comes from the coding sequence ATGGTTTCTCTCGGATTAGAAGATAAAGTTATCGTAGTCACAGGTGGCAATCGCGGTATCGGTGCGGAGATCGTTAAGTTGCTAACGGAGTTGGGAGCGAAGGTTGCTTATACTGACATCAAGATCGATACCGCTCACAGCGGAGCCTTAGCCATTGCAGCGGATGTCACTGACTTAGCTTCCATGAAAGCTGCCGCTGCTCAAATTGCCGAGAAATTGGGGCCAGTTTACGGCGTAGTTGCTAACGCTGGAATTACCAGAGACAACTTTTTTACCAAGCTGACGGCTGAAGATTGGGATGCCGTAATCGACGTGAATTTAAAAGGAGTTAACCATACGATCGCTCCCTTTATTGAAGGGATGTACGAGCGGGGATCGGGTTCGATTGTCTGTATCAGCTCGATTTCTGGCGATCGCGGTAATGCCGGTCAAACCAACTACGCCGCTACCAAAGCTGCTGTCATCGGTTTAGTGAAATCCCTAGCTAGAGAAACTGCCCGCTATGGGGTACGAGTCAATGCGATCGCGCCAGGATTTATCAACACCGAAATGACTAAGGCCATTCCAGAAAAAGTCAAGGAAAAAATTGTGGCTGAAATTCCTTGCCGTCGCTTTGGCGAACCGGAAGATATTGCCTGGGCTGTCGCCTTTCTCCTTTCTCCTGTCGCCAGCAACTACATTTCTGGTGAAGTCCTGCGGGTTAATGGTGCCCACCACACCTAG
- a CDS encoding low temperature requirement protein A — protein MAKRQLWQKPQLRTDEEQHIHRKVTWLELFFDLIFVVVVAELSHYLAKHVSLDGVGSFILLFLPVWWVWIGATYYNERFETEGLENRIFTFLQILGAASLAIFTHDGLGKTSVGFALSYVLSRSIVTYLWVRGGYHDRRFLPTAKRFGLCFSISIACFILSVFVSPPQRFVLWGIGLLLDISAPLFAYRHQAQLPKFSSSKLPERFGLFLIIVLGESVVAVVQGLAAKPELSPQAAGTGVLAMAIAFGMWWIYFDFVARRSPKSGIFWAYAWAYLHMPLVMAVTATGAGILNVIASEQAGLPDPARMLISGSVAISLTVIAMLENTLHREADEPTHPHLSPALKLIAAAGAVGLGIWGTGLGAIALLALLFGLLAIQMVYGLIVWFNMELDG, from the coding sequence ATGGCAAAGCGTCAATTGTGGCAAAAGCCGCAACTGCGAACCGATGAGGAACAGCATATACATCGCAAAGTAACCTGGTTAGAGTTATTTTTCGATCTAATTTTCGTTGTTGTTGTGGCGGAGCTGTCGCACTATCTAGCCAAACATGTATCCCTCGATGGTGTGGGCAGTTTTATCCTTCTTTTTTTGCCAGTATGGTGGGTTTGGATTGGCGCTACCTACTACAACGAGCGCTTTGAAACCGAGGGTTTAGAAAATCGCATTTTTACCTTCTTGCAAATTTTAGGTGCGGCGAGTCTGGCCATCTTTACCCATGATGGTTTGGGTAAGACTTCAGTCGGGTTTGCCCTATCCTATGTCCTATCGCGATCCATCGTGACCTACTTGTGGGTGCGCGGTGGCTATCACGATCGCCGCTTTTTACCAACTGCCAAACGATTTGGCCTATGTTTTAGCATTTCCATCGCCTGCTTTATTCTGTCCGTATTCGTATCGCCACCCCAAAGATTCGTACTCTGGGGCATAGGATTGCTGCTCGATATCAGCGCTCCTTTGTTTGCCTATAGGCATCAGGCGCAATTACCTAAATTTAGCTCCTCCAAACTGCCAGAAAGATTTGGTTTGTTTTTGATTATCGTTCTGGGCGAATCTGTAGTGGCAGTGGTGCAGGGACTGGCGGCCAAACCAGAACTTTCGCCGCAGGCGGCTGGTACGGGAGTTTTGGCAATGGCGATAGCGTTTGGCATGTGGTGGATCTACTTCGATTTCGTGGCGCGGCGATCGCCTAAGTCCGGTATTTTCTGGGCTTATGCCTGGGCTTACCTGCACATGCCTTTAGTTATGGCGGTAACGGCAACGGGTGCGGGCATTCTCAATGTCATTGCGAGCGAACAGGCTGGACTGCCCGATCCCGCCAGGATGTTAATTTCGGGTTCTGTGGCGATCTCGCTGACCGTAATTGCAATGCTGGAAAATACTCTACATCGCGAAGCCGACGAGCCAACGCATCCGCACTTGAGTCCTGCTTTAAAATTAATTGCCGCTGCGGGCGCTGTAGGTTTGGGCATATGGGGGACGGGATTGGGCGCGATCGCGCTACTCGCCTTGCTATTTGGCTTGCTGGCAATCCAAATGGTTTATGGTTTGATTGTCTGGTTCAACATGGAGTTAGACGGATAG
- a CDS encoding antibiotic biosynthesis monooxygenase family protein: MAEFLDFLRHQFAYVAIGEFKPGKFEEAKQLYEQAVSTYSQGFQGAYLLQEPGTDRGIAVIFWESMGDMEANHNAAHQAILDRMSYLFVKAPKTTFYEVVSTTKVPAQVPR, translated from the coding sequence ATGGCAGAATTTTTAGATTTTCTCAGACACCAATTCGCTTACGTGGCGATCGGCGAATTTAAACCAGGCAAATTTGAGGAAGCCAAGCAGCTTTACGAACAAGCTGTATCGACTTACTCTCAAGGCTTTCAAGGAGCTTATCTGTTGCAGGAACCCGGAACCGATCGAGGAATTGCCGTCATTTTTTGGGAAAGCATGGGAGATATGGAAGCCAATCACAATGCGGCTCATCAAGCCATTCTCGATCGGATGTCTTATTTATTTGTCAAAGCACCCAAAACCACATTCTACGAAGTTGTCAGCACGACCAAAGTACCTGCCCAAGTGCCAAGATAG
- a CDS encoding DUF1501 domain-containing protein yields MNRRDFLTTMTAAALLTAANPLQGAAKDRRTLMVIELAGGNDGLNTFIPYKDANYRKLRPSLAIADGIPVTDRVALHPSLKELKPILESDRLAVIQNVSYPNPNLSHFRSKDIWQSAHPTGSTNTGWLARYLEINKAKSADAIFLGEEYPLALTGASTERFLQLSPRLAVRSTGKLGQAIQAIYATPQSIPLAEQVRRTVLESEAAVKQIAQEVKQRSANHGYAKTPIGQQFALAGRLLESSPRVLYITIGGWDTHAGQAQRHARLLEQLSLGLAALNRDLQARGKDKDVLILIQSEFGRRPAQNGSGGTDHGTTGPVLLLGPVKPGFYGGDPSLDSLEKGNLPVKVDFRSIYAEILQRWERQDPKPVLGASFNFVGVLT; encoded by the coding sequence ATGAATAGAAGAGACTTTCTCACCACAATGACCGCTGCCGCGCTGCTAACGGCAGCGAATCCCCTGCAAGGTGCCGCCAAAGATCGACGCACGCTCATGGTAATCGAATTAGCGGGTGGCAATGATGGCCTGAATACATTCATTCCCTATAAAGATGCCAACTATCGCAAACTGCGCCCGAGTCTCGCGATCGCGGATGGTATTCCCGTCACAGATCGAGTCGCATTGCATCCCTCCCTCAAAGAACTAAAACCGATTTTAGAGAGCGATCGCCTCGCAGTAATCCAAAATGTCAGCTATCCTAATCCCAACCTCTCGCACTTCCGCTCTAAGGATATATGGCAGAGCGCCCATCCCACTGGATCTACCAATACCGGATGGTTGGCACGGTATTTAGAAATTAACAAAGCTAAATCCGCCGATGCTATTTTTCTGGGCGAGGAGTATCCCCTGGCACTGACGGGAGCTAGCACGGAACGCTTTCTACAACTATCGCCCCGACTGGCGGTCAGAAGCACTGGAAAGCTCGGTCAAGCCATTCAAGCAATTTACGCGACCCCACAATCGATTCCCTTAGCAGAACAGGTACGCCGCACCGTATTAGAAAGCGAAGCCGCTGTTAAGCAAATCGCCCAAGAAGTCAAGCAGCGCAGCGCCAATCATGGTTATGCTAAAACTCCCATCGGGCAACAGTTTGCCCTGGCAGGCAGACTGCTAGAGTCAAGTCCCCGCGTGCTATACATTACGATTGGCGGCTGGGATACTCACGCTGGTCAGGCACAACGCCACGCGCGGTTACTAGAACAACTGAGTCTAGGTCTAGCAGCACTCAATCGAGATTTACAAGCCCGAGGCAAGGACAAAGATGTATTGATCTTGATACAAAGCGAGTTCGGTCGTCGCCCTGCCCAAAATGGTTCTGGGGGAACAGATCACGGCACAACTGGCCCTGTACTATTGCTAGGGCCTGTGAAACCTGGCTTCTATGGTGGCGATCCCAGTTTAGATAGCCTGGAGAAAGGTAACTTGCCCGTCAAAGTAGACTTCCGCAGTATCTATGCCGAAATCCTGCAACGTTGGGAAAGACAAGATCCCAAACCAGTGTTGGGCGCATCGTTCAACTTTGTTGGAGTGCTGACATAG
- a CDS encoding NIL domain-containing protein, protein MTFPQGISSQTPNLSILQNMHNEQLVKMRIQVWIPREYHQEPVLSQLMVGFGLLVNITGAKLGPETNGHGWFDLELHGKPSQIQNGLSYLRELDLKIAGKPNSDGDGWHY, encoded by the coding sequence ATGACTTTTCCTCAAGGTATTTCTTCCCAAACCCCAAATTTGTCTATCTTACAAAATATGCATAACGAACAGTTGGTAAAGATGCGCATCCAAGTTTGGATTCCTAGGGAATACCATCAAGAACCTGTTCTATCTCAACTGATGGTTGGATTTGGTCTTTTAGTCAATATTACAGGGGCAAAGCTTGGCCCTGAGACCAACGGTCATGGTTGGTTCGACCTGGAATTGCATGGCAAACCATCTCAGATTCAGAACGGCCTGTCATATTTACGAGAGTTAGACTTAAAAATCGCAGGCAAGCCTAACTCCGATGGCGATGGATGGCATTACTAG